A part of Tigriopus californicus strain San Diego chromosome 10, Tcal_SD_v2.1, whole genome shotgun sequence genomic DNA contains:
- the LOC131888423 gene encoding uncharacterized protein LOC131888423, which translates to MRSFQVIFAIVVLVGLSFGLPQGRNQPQAGDFNTDQASDPESELQDPIFAKEIIHCQTKEVIYVNEDQIDAFGCLVGPCGDKVCPNGAVGVGQDRATFRGNQGPPNTGSNGNAGPIDQAGRPVDPAAVTYLKQIEAYKAWELQQIENNKKIIG; encoded by the exons ATGAGATCGTTTCAG GTTATTTTCGCCATTGTCGTCCTCGTGGGTCTGTCTTTCGGACTTCCCCAGGGTCGTAATCAACCCCAAGCCGGTGATTTCAACACCGATCAAGCATCTGATCCCGAGTCCGAACTCCAGGATCCCATCTTCGCCAAAGAGATTATTCATTGCCAAACCAAGGAGGTGATCTACGTCAACGAGGATCAAATCGACGCATTT GGTTGTCTTGTTGGCCCATGTGGTGATAAGGTCTGTCCCAATGGTGCTGTGGGTGTGGGTCAAGATCGGGCTACTTTCCGGGGCAATCAAGGACCCCCTAACACGGGCTCCAATGGCAATGCCGGTCCCATTGACCAAGCTGGACGACCCGTGGACCCAGCTGCCGTCACCTACTTGAAACAGATTGAGGCCTACAAAGCCTGGGAGTTGCAACAAATcgaaaataacaaaaagatCATCGGCTAG